In Carya illinoinensis cultivar Pawnee chromosome 10, C.illinoinensisPawnee_v1, whole genome shotgun sequence, one DNA window encodes the following:
- the LOC122279780 gene encoding glutathione S-transferase U8-like, which yields MAEEVLLFGVWGSPFSRRVEMALKLKGIQYKYFEEELTNKSPTLLKYNPIHKKIPVLVHNGKPIAESQVILEYIDETWKDCPIFPKDPYERANARFWAKFIDEKCLPGIFNACWGEEKQHQNAVKEACEHLKHLENEIGEKKYFGGEAIGFVDIVANIIGYWLGLFEEASGTKLLTREEFPKLSNWADVFVSSCGIKENLPLARDKLIAYFRSRFGTGSTDASK from the exons ATGGCCGAAGAAGTCTTGCTGTTTGGTGTGTGGGGAAGCCCTTTTAGTCGAAGAGTAGAGATGGCTCTAAAACTGAAAGGAAtccaatacaaatattttgaagaaGAGTTAACCAACAAGAGTCCTACCCTTCTCAAATACAACCCCATTCACAAGAAAATTCCGGTCCTGGTACACAATGGAAAGCCTATAGCTGAGTCCCAGGTTATTCTAGAATACATCGATGAGACCTGGAAAGACTGTCCCATATTTCCCAAAGATCCCTACGAGAGAGCCAACGCACGTTTCTGGGCCAAATTCATTGACGAAAAG TGTTTGCCTGGGATATTCAATGCTTGCTGGGGTGAAGAGAAACAGCATCAGAATGCTGTAAAAGAAGCATGTGAACATCTAAAGCATTTGGAAAACGAGATCGGAGAAAAGAAGTATTTTGGAGGAGAAGCGATTGGATTTGTAGACATTGTTGCTAACATCATAGGGTATTGGTTGGGATTATTTGAAGAAGCTTCAGGTACAAAGTTGTTGACAAGAGAGGAATTTCCCAAACTTAGCAACTGGGCTGATGTGTTCGTAAGCAGCTGTGGCATCAAAGAAAACCTTCCTCTGGCCAGAGACAAACTAATCGCCTATTTTCGAAGTCGCTTCGGGACAGGAAGCACCGATGCCTccaaatag